One genomic region from Phocoena sinus isolate mPhoSin1 chromosome 3, mPhoSin1.pri, whole genome shotgun sequence encodes:
- the GRXCR2 gene encoding glutaredoxin domain-containing cysteine-rich protein 2: MEDPAKKLNQKSDGKPRKVRFKISSSYSGRVLKQVFEDGQELESPKEEYPHSFLQESLEPMDGVYGSGEAPKPRSYSPKLTAQRISVFREGSAYTLASSQPFFNDYKANDHKSPPIIDFGKIIIYTNNLKIIRTPMDKRDFMRKMLQKEEEAEEESLMSKEEIYGDQNDGSLAETGGTFPHNQYPQEGELPEDNCFHCRGSGSATCSLCHGSKFSMLANRFKESYRALRCPACNENGLQPCQICNQ; encoded by the exons ATGGAGGACCCTGCGAAGAAGCTGAACCAGAAGAGTGACGGCAAACCCCGGAAAGTACGATTTAAAATCTCTTCCTCCTACAGTGGCCGGGTGTTGAAGCAGGTCTTTGAGGATGGGCAGGAATTAGAGTCGCCAAAGGAGGAGTACCCTCACAGTTTCCTCCAAGAGTCCCTTGAACCAATGGATGGTGTTTATGGGTCTGGGGAAGCCCCCAAACCCCGGTCGTACTCCCCTAAGCTGACTGCTCAGAGGATCAGCGTGTTTCGAGAGGGTAGTGCCTACACCTTGGCGAGCAGCCAGCCTTTCTTCAATGATTACAAGGCGAATGACC ACAAG TCCCCACCTATTATAGATTTTGGAAAGATAATCATCTACACGAATAACCTGAAAATCATTCGAACTCCAATGGACAAGAGAGATTTCATGAGGAAAATGctccagaaggaagaggaggctgaGGAAGAGTCTCTGATGAGCAAAGAAGAAATCTATGGAGACCAGAACGATGGGTCTTTGGCAGAGACGGGAGGCACCTTCCCCCATAACCAGTACCCACAG GAAGGGGAACTTCCCGAGGACAACTGTTTTCACTGCCGAGGATCGGGCAGTGCCACCTGCTCTCTGTGCCACGGCAGCAAGTTCTCGATGCTGGCCAACAGATTTAAGGAGTCCTATCGGGCCCTGCGGTGCCCTGCCTGCAATGAGAATGGCCTGCAGCCTTGCCAGATTTGCAATCAATAG